A segment of the Candida albicans SC5314 chromosome 2, complete sequence genome:
AAAGGTTGCCAGGATCATTTTGTGAAGCTTTAGATGCAACCGTTCGTTTCCATGCTGGGAAATCTTTTTCTGAAGATCGAGAGAGATCTTTGGATACAATGGGTGAAACAATCCAGCACATCAACACGTTATTTGAGCACAATGGAGTACATGCCACTTTGGTGAGAAACCTGGTGATTGTGCAAAAGGACCAAATCAGTTTGAAAGCCATTCGACTTGTACTTTCATGCCACAACTCCAATCTCGATCAAAAGTATGTCGTGACCCATATAAACGAGTTCCAGCAGCCCATGAAGGATGATATTCCTTCAAATGACCATGAAGTTGCTGCTGTACTTTACAGTGGGGGGCTCACCTCTATTGATGAAGCAAACTACGAGTATGTGAACAGTTTGAAGAAGGATATCGGTAATACTTTGACAGTAACCTTAATATCGTCATCAAACGAGGAAACAAAGACTGCTGCTACATACGGAGTAAGAGGTATTAATGAATTGCTTTGTATATTAAATAGTTAGTACTTGTCTTTATAGCTATTTTCCACAATCACATTCAATTCTTGCAACGAGTTGAGaaattctttgttttcttgGTCGTTTAACGGCTGGAACTTGTTCCAGTAATGATTAACAAACTCGTCTTCGGTGATGTGGTTGCCCTTTTCTTTGTCTCGATTGACTACCCAGAAATTCTCTTTCGACCGTTTGTGTGCTTCTCTATCATCCTCCATGCGGACAAGAATCTGACGTTTGGACAACAAAGTCGTTGAAGGGTTTGATTTCTCTCGAATACTGAACAACAgatcttcatcaacaatatcatcGATGTATTCTGAATGCTCTAATAGTTTAGCTCTTTCAAATTGACATTCATGTTTGCATTGCAAGAGTATTTTCCATGCTCGCACCAACGGCTCGTCGTCGTTAATGTCGGATTTGGTAAACTCTTCATTCCTctttatcaaatcaatatctttatCCGTTAACATATTGGAGTCAAATTGGGAAACAAACCCATGACAATCCATTTTAAAGTGTTGAGATATATTAAATAAACTCAAATAAGTGCTGTATAAATTGGATTTGTTGTCGGTTACTTGAGTTATAATCAAGGGCAAATTATCTTTCAAGCCCTGTACATATGCTTGTTTATACTTATCCAGGCTAAGtgattcatttattaacaAGTCAACAAATTGTAGTATATTTGCTTTAATGCTTGTAGGCAATTGTTTGTCGTTTATCACATCTAATATTGTTGGCAATAAGTAATCTTCTTTGTCGGAATTTTTTAATGCAAAATACACTGCTTTACTTAAATGTTGTAGTTGTGGCGACAAGCTACGGAGCATTTGTAGCAATTGGTTAGCAGCATCGAACGAATCCATGGTTGATGAAGATAGTTAAAGAAAGGCAAGAAAAAATTCGAGATCTCGTTTTAACCTATCCCCAACCTCTCACGTGACCTTAAAagcaatgaaaaaaatttttaactCTTTCAtcacatttttttttttttttttgacaagTTATCTTAACgacactttttttttttatttaacaGCACattatattcaacaatGGGTAAATCATCCGGTAAAGGAAAAGGAGGtaaaaatagaagaagaggaaagAATGTCAACAGTGGacaaaaaagagaattaaTCTATAAAGAAGAGGGCCAAGAATATGCTCAAATCACTAAAATGTTAGGTAATGGTAGAATCGAAGTAAGTTGTTTCGATGGTATTAAAAGAATGGGTCACATTAGAGGAAAATTGAGAAAGAAGGTGTGGATGGGACAAGGTGATATTATTTTGGTGTCGTTGAGAGATTTCCAGGACGACCAATGTGATGTTGTCCACAAGTACAACTCTGATGAAGCCAGAACATTGAAGAATGTTGGTGAATTGCCTGAAAATGCCAAGATTAATGAAACTGATACCTTTGGtgctgatgatgatgaagaggTCAATTTCGAATTCGGTGGAGCcgatgaagatgaatcTGAAGAGGATGAAGAGT
Coding sequences within it:
- a CDS encoding uncharacterized protein (Ortholog(s) have role in positive regulation of DNA-templated transcription, elongation, positive regulation of transcription from RNA polymerase I promoter, positive regulation of translational fidelity, protein phosphorylation); this encodes MDSFDAANQLLQMLRSLSPQLQHLSKAVYFALKNSDKEDYLLPTILDVINDKQLPTSIKANILQFVDLLINESLSSDKYKQAYVQGLKDNLPLIITQVTDNKSNLYSTYLSLFNISQHFKMDCHGFVSQFDSNMLTDKDIDLIKRNEEFTKSDINDDEPLVRAWKILLQCKHECQFERAKLLEHSEYIDDIVDEDSLFSIREKSNPSTTLLSKRQILVRMEDDREAHKRSKENFWVVNRDKEKGNHITEDEFVNHYWNKFQPLNDQENKEFLNSLQELNVIVENSYKDKY
- the TIF11 gene encoding Tif11p (Translation initiation factor eIF1a; possibly transcriptionally regulated upon hyphal formation; genes encoding ribosomal subunits, translation factors, and tRNA synthetases are downregulated upon phagocytosis by murine macrophage), with translation MGKSSGKGKGGKNRRRGKNVNSGQKRELIYKEEGQEYAQITKMLGNGRIEVSCFDGIKRMGHIRGKLRKKVWMGQGDIILVSLRDFQDDQCDVVHKYNSDEARTLKNVGELPENAKINETDTFGADDDEEVNFEFGGADEDESEEDEELDIDDI